The Xiphophorus hellerii strain 12219 chromosome 22, Xiphophorus_hellerii-4.1, whole genome shotgun sequence genome has a window encoding:
- the ifngr1l gene encoding growth/differentiation factor 10b has product MAFTKSLRLLFIFPFVSAALVAPPTNVTLTCRNLRNILHWDYENDVPGLRFHVLINSDSEMPGCPPEMQLNESSRQADLSFLSNPVSVYFIRVKAVLGEDESTFAPKNGIEFTYFSSALDGEKCLLDIPPVGITTLQHHHMQVHFEHPWLVYKDGLSGCKKRKKSHQEKNKLPNFKYTVKVVGQDKSHTVDCEDAVCETRLQVDMKQDKHCLKINGELEMMTVVSTKEFCTQKAPPPLNHTGLIVGITIAVIATVAFVATMVFWKKTRPTPHKFKPFIIPKSKTLAFKPLSDETSPVRVDPSPKSPEEPPGETISRKSEEDYDLRIKLSPNNQALSEEPEEESTSEDPYMSGQKLDSDPEEPKLEETTCSPYEPRSVVLTLAPEDHAEGYRA; this is encoded by the exons ATGGCTTTCACCAAATCCCTGCggcttttgttcattttcccCTTTGTCTCGGCAGCGCTGG TGGCACCTCCGACCAACGTGACCCTAACCTGCCGAAACCTGCGGAACATTTTGCACTGGGATTATGAGAACGATGTTCCTGGGCTTAGATTCCACGTTTTGATCAACTCTGATTCAGAAATGCCAgg TTGTCCTCCAGAAATGCAGCTTAACGAATCTTCTCGACAAGCGGATCTTTCATTTCTGTCGAATCCGGTCAGCGTATACTTTATCAGGGTAAAGGCCGTGCTGGGGGAAGATGAGTCCACATTCGCTCCAAAGAATGGAATCGAATTCACTTATTTCTCCAGTGCTCTGGACGGTGAGAAAT GTCTTTTGGATATCCCGCCCGTTGGCATCACTACCCTGCAACATCACCACATGCAGGTACATTTCGAGCATCCCTGGTTGGTGTACAAAGACGGGCTGTCTGGATGTAAGAAACGGAAGAAAAGTCACCAGGAAAAGAACAAACTACCAAACTTTAAGTACACCGTCAAGGTGGTTGGCCAG GATAAGTCCCACACCGTTGACTGTGAGGACGCTGTGTGTGAGACCAGACTGCAAGTGGACATGAAGCAGGACAAACACTGTCTGAAAATCAATGGAGAGCTCGAGATGATGACTGTGGTGTCCACAAAGGAATTCTGCACCCAGAAAGCCCCACCGCCTCTCA ATCACACCGGCCTCATTGTTGGCATCACCATCGCCGTCATAGCAACAGTGGCTTTTGTTGCCACCATGGTTTTCTGGAAAAAGACGAGACCCACCCCGCATAAATTCAAACCTTTT ATAATCCCTAAATCAAAGACGCTAGCGTTTAAACCCTTATCTGATGAAACCAGTCCTGTGAGAGTGGACCCTTCGCCGAAAAGTCCAGAAGAGCCGCCTGGGGAAACCATCAGTCGAAAGAGTGAAGAGGACTATGACCTACGCATCAAGTTGTCACCCAACAACCAGGCTCTTTCTGAAGAGCCGGAGGAAGAAAGCACGTCTGAAGACCCGTACATGAGCGGGCAAAAACTGGATAGTGACCCTGAAGAGCCAAAGCTCGAAGAGACGACCTGCTCTCCTTATGAGCCCCGCTCGGTGGTGCTGACGTTGGCTCCCGAGGACCACGCTGAGGGATACCGTGCCTGA
- the LOC116713806 gene encoding uncharacterized protein LOC116713806, with protein sequence MSPSRPTAPLLHLLLCALMADLRLAYITHGNFIYFSRSQDSQPCSTSSISDCRCKNFQLSSAHRPLSHSTPAFQGKHLTVWFSSPATVMRLLNNSEVRHLTLIHCGPPGEPRGAASFSQEGYFAVQRLERLTVVNVPERPFHPCTDANCAKRTNANQDRDNSFAFDSNKSNKDRNTNMDLVAEAMRSSLRASSPQIQDIFLGRERGAAHHEQARLGIIHSSVLDWGAEIKTYTVLTHIDSDGTLPFPDLHLAKLPEASVIYVSFVY encoded by the coding sequence ATGTCTCCCTCCAGGCCTACTGCTCCTCTCCTCCACCTGCTGCTCTGTGCACTGATGGCCGACCTGCGTTTGGCTTACATCACGCATGGCAACTTCATCTACTTCTCCAGGAGCCAGGACTCTCAGCCGTGCAGCACGTCTTCAATTTCCGACTGCAGATGCAAGAACTTCCAGCTGTCCAGCGCCCACAGGCCCCTCTCTCACTCCACTCCCGCTTTCCAGGGGAAACATTTGACTGTGTGGTTCTCGTCTCCCGCCACCGTGATGCGTCTGCTGAACAACTCGGAGGTGAGGCACCTCACGCTCATCCACTGCGGACCTCCCGGGGAGCCCCGGGGGGCGGCCTCGTTCTCTCAGGAGGGTTACTTTGCGGTGCAGCGCTTGGAGAGGCTGACGGTGGTGAACGTGCCTGAGAGGCCATTTCACCCCTGCACCGACGCCAACTGCGCCAAGAGAACAAACGCTAACCAAGACAGAGACAACAGCTTTGCATTTGACTCAAACAAGTCCAACAAGGACAGAAACACCAACATGGACCTCGTTGCTGAGGCGATGAGAAGCTCTTTGAGAGCGTCCTCGCCTCAGATCCAGGACATCTTCCTGGGCCGGGAGCGTGGAGCGGCGCATCACGAACAGGCCCGACTGGGAATCATCCACAGCTCTGTGCTGGACTGGGGAGCAGAGATCAAAACGTACACGGTGCTAACACACATAGACAGTGACGGGACGCTGCCTTTCCCTGACCTTCACCTGGCAAAATTACCAGAGGCGTCGGTCATCTATGTCAGCTTTGTGTACTGA